Within the Mucilaginibacter sp. CSA2-8R genome, the region TATTTTGCAACTTTGTACTGCTTATAGAGAAAGACGGAGGGACTGGACCCTGCGAAGTCTTAGCAACCTGTGCTTACAAGGTGCTACATTCTACTTAAAACGGTTAACTATCAGGTTTTAAGACAGATAAGCGAGAGTCAAGATTCCAAACCGCCGACTTTTCGACATAAGCTATTTTAATATTAAGTACCTAAGATTAGGCATTCAAAAACGTGATGCAACTACCTCTTAATACTTGATACTCAATACCTGATACTAAAGAATGAATATATACGAACAATTACAAAAACGCATATTGGTAATTGACGGCGCCATGGGAACCATGATACAGCGCTATCAATTAACGGAAGACGATTTTCGCGGGGAGCGTTTTAAAAATCATCCGTCGGATTTAAAGGGCAACAACGATTTGCTTAACCTTACCCGTCCGGATGTTATCAAAGCTATTCATGCCGAATATCTGGATGCCGGGGCCGATATTATTGAAACCAATACTTTCAGCACCCAACGCATTAGTTTGGCCGACTACCATATGGAAGAACTGGCTTACGAGTTAAGCTACGAAGGTGCACGACTGGCCCGCGAAGCGGCTGATGAATACAACCTGAAAACACCTGATAAGCCCCGTTTTGTAGCCGGAGCTGTTGGCCCTACCAACCGTACCGCCTCATTATCTCCCGATGTAAATGACCCGGGCTATCGTGCCGTAACGTTTGATGACCTGGCTGAGGCTTATTATGAGCAGGTTCGCGGTTTAGTTGATGGAGGTTCGGACCTTTTATTGATTGAAACCATTTTTGATACGCTGAACGCCAAAGCAGCCTTGTTTGCCGTGCAGCGGTACGAGCACGAGTCGGGCAAAAGGCTACCCATCATGATTTCGGGTACCATTACTGATGCATCAGGACGTACCCTGTCGGGGCAAACCGTAGAGGCGTTCTGGAACTCCGTCCGCCATGCCAACCTGCTTTCGGTAGGTTTAAATTGTGCTTTGGGTGCCCGCGAAATGCGTCCGTATCTCGAAGAATTATCAGAAAAAGCAGATGTGTTTATTTCTGCCTATCCTAATGCCGGCTTACCTAACGAATTTGGCGCATACGACGAAACACCGCATGAAACGGCCCACCAGGTTGATGATTTTACTAAAGCCGGTCTGGTCAATATCGTAGGTGGTTGTTGCGGTACCACGCCCGACCACATCAAATGCATTGCCGATAAAGCCGCTAAACACGCACCCCGTCAAAAACCGGAGGTAGCGCCATACATGCGCCTAAGTGGCCTGGAAGCCGTCACCATTACGCCTGAGGCTAACTTTGTAAACGTAGGCGAGCGTACCAACATCACCGGTTCGCCTAAATTTTCAAAACTCATCCTGGCCGAAAACTATGAGGAGGCGCTTACCGTAGCTCGCCAGCAGGTAGAAGGCGGTGCCCAGGTCATCGACATTAACATGGACGAGGGCATGATTGATTCGGAAGCCGTGATGGTGAAATTTTTAAACCTCGTAGCCTCCGAACCCGATATTGCCAAACTGCCCATCATGGTCGATTCGTCTAAATGGACGGTGATTGAAGCCGGTTTAAAATGCCTGCAGGGCAAAGGTATTGTAAACTCCATTTCGCTTAAAGAAGGCGAAGAAAAGTTTAGAGAACAAGCCCAAAAAATATTAAGCTATGGAGCCGCTACGGTGGTGATGGCTTTTGATGAACAAGGCCAGGCCGACAATTACGAACGCCGTGTCGAAATTTGCAAGCGCTCATACGACATCCTAGTGAACGAAATTGGTTTCCCGCCGCAGGATATTATTTTCGACCCGAATATCCTTACCGTTGCCACCGGTTTGGAGGAACATAATAACTACGCGGTCGACTTTATCAACGCCACCCGCTGGATTAAAGAAAACTTACCTCATGCCAAAGTAAGCGGCGGGGTGAGTAATATTTCCTTCTCTTTTAGAGGAAACAACGTAGTACGCGAGGCCATGCACTCGGCGTTCCTGTACCATGCCATTAAAGCCGGTATGGATATGGGCATTGTAAATGCCGGTATGCTCGAAGTTTACGAAGAAATACCCAAGCCACTTTTAGAACGGGTAGAA harbors:
- the metH gene encoding methionine synthase, whose product is MNIYEQLQKRILVIDGAMGTMIQRYQLTEDDFRGERFKNHPSDLKGNNDLLNLTRPDVIKAIHAEYLDAGADIIETNTFSTQRISLADYHMEELAYELSYEGARLAREAADEYNLKTPDKPRFVAGAVGPTNRTASLSPDVNDPGYRAVTFDDLAEAYYEQVRGLVDGGSDLLLIETIFDTLNAKAALFAVQRYEHESGKRLPIMISGTITDASGRTLSGQTVEAFWNSVRHANLLSVGLNCALGAREMRPYLEELSEKADVFISAYPNAGLPNEFGAYDETPHETAHQVDDFTKAGLVNIVGGCCGTTPDHIKCIADKAAKHAPRQKPEVAPYMRLSGLEAVTITPEANFVNVGERTNITGSPKFSKLILAENYEEALTVARQQVEGGAQVIDINMDEGMIDSEAVMVKFLNLVASEPDIAKLPIMVDSSKWTVIEAGLKCLQGKGIVNSISLKEGEEKFREQAQKILSYGAATVVMAFDEQGQADNYERRVEICKRSYDILVNEIGFPPQDIIFDPNILTVATGLEEHNNYAVDFINATRWIKENLPHAKVSGGVSNISFSFRGNNVVREAMHSAFLYHAIKAGMDMGIVNAGMLEVYEEIPKPLLERVEDVLLNRRPDATERLVEYAETVKAKGKEIVKDEAWRNEPVEKRLSHALVKGIVEYLDNDVEEARQKYARPLEVIEGPLMDGMNIVGDLFGSGKMFLPQVVKSARVMKKAVAYLLPFIEEEKLKNADASQRSNAGKILLATVKGDVHDIGKNIVGVVLACNNFEIIDMGVMVPAQKIIEEAKKQQVDIIGLSGLITPSLDEMVHFAKEMEREGFTVPLIVGGATTSRIHAAVKIAPNYSGPAIHVLDASRSVTVCSTLMSKDNRDEYIQNIKLEYEKAREAHLNKRSDKRFLSIDEARSNKYQIDFKTFAPVKPSFTGTKVFEAFSLKELVPYIDWTPFFHTWELRGSYPKIFDDKNVGIEAKKLFDDAQQMLQKVIDQNLLQASGVIGFWPANSVGDDIELYSDESRTQLRTRIHTLRQQAEKAAGEPYYALSDFIAPKKSGIPDYFGGFAVTTGIGCDELVAQYDADHDDYNSIMIKAIADRLAEAFAEKMHELVRRNYWGYAQDEELTNQQLIKEEYQGIRPAPGYPACPEHTEKVTLFDLLKATDNAHIHLTESMAMLPTAAVSGFYFAHPQSRYFGLGKIGKDQVEDYAKRKNMSVETAERWLGPNLNY